One part of the Bdellovibrio sp. KM01 genome encodes these proteins:
- a CDS encoding transposase produces MKQQTFSQLHTHWRHRYCYGGNLRKSSKGRGARPLSSTDPIHLVFKVNKGAVRAGLRSPRTFNLLQALLRKYSRKFFVRVEQVSIQTDHIHLLVRGGRRSAMQIFLRVVAGQFAQCLTDTFSQKHEGEKVWKHRPFSRVIKGYKPYRIVRDYIQLNELEATGRLYSKTRLRGLSEEQLRELWA; encoded by the coding sequence ATGAAGCAGCAAACTTTTTCTCAACTACATACTCATTGGCGGCATCGCTATTGTTACGGTGGTAATTTAAGAAAATCGTCCAAAGGCAGGGGAGCCCGCCCGTTGTCGTCAACCGATCCTATTCATTTGGTTTTTAAAGTTAATAAAGGCGCTGTTCGCGCCGGACTTCGCAGTCCTCGGACTTTTAATTTGTTACAAGCACTGTTGCGAAAGTATTCGCGAAAGTTTTTTGTCCGAGTTGAACAGGTTTCTATTCAAACTGATCACATCCATCTTTTGGTGCGAGGTGGGCGGAGATCGGCGATGCAAATTTTCTTGCGGGTGGTGGCGGGGCAGTTTGCTCAGTGCTTGACCGATACCTTCAGTCAGAAGCATGAGGGTGAAAAGGTTTGGAAGCATCGTCCGTTTTCGCGGGTTATTAAAGGTTATAAACCTTATCGAATTGTTCGGGACTATATTCAATTGAATGAGCTCGAGGCGACAGGGCGGCTGTATTCGAAAACGCGACTGCGTGGGTTGTCAGAAGAGCAGTTGAGGGAGTTGTGGGCGTGA
- a CDS encoding sigma-54 dependent transcriptional regulator, with amino-acid sequence MRSQRVLILDDESSLRTALFRVLDRKGLNVITANKIEEAKALSQGDTPIDLAIVDLNLPDGDGIEFMTYLKALNPACEVIILTGHATIESAIRATQKGAFHFVTKPFNLEELMSLIEKALTHKKLQQENQQLRSELNKKYKFDQIVGSSEPIQNVLRLIERVADSDSTVLVTGESGTGKELIARAIHYNSPRAQGPFIPINCGAIPSELLESELFGHMKGAFTGAIANRIGRFEMADGGTIFLDEIGDLEPSLQVKLLRALQERSFEPVGSTKTVSVNVRVIAATNIHLEEAVEHGRFREDLYYRLNVIPIHVPALRERKSDIPLLLNHFMEIFNKNKGRGLTGIAADALDALGNYPWPGNIRELENLVERMTILKGQGTVEMNDLPVKYKSMKPVASLDASQMEIPDSGMDFNTAVDNFENNLILKALEKTGWNRNQAAALLRLNRTTLVEKIKKKGLTPPNDINPSNF; translated from the coding sequence ATGCGTTCACAACGTGTTCTAATCCTGGATGACGAATCGTCTCTGCGTACCGCTCTTTTCAGAGTGCTCGACAGAAAAGGTTTGAATGTCATCACTGCCAACAAAATCGAAGAAGCGAAAGCACTTTCTCAAGGGGACACTCCTATTGATTTAGCTATCGTTGATTTGAATCTCCCAGACGGAGATGGCATCGAGTTCATGACTTACCTAAAAGCTCTGAACCCCGCTTGTGAAGTGATTATCCTGACGGGTCACGCGACGATTGAGTCTGCGATACGTGCGACACAAAAAGGTGCCTTCCACTTTGTGACGAAGCCATTCAATCTTGAAGAGCTGATGAGCTTGATCGAAAAAGCTCTGACTCATAAAAAACTTCAGCAAGAAAACCAACAGCTTCGCTCTGAATTGAACAAGAAATACAAATTCGACCAAATCGTGGGTTCTTCTGAACCTATCCAAAATGTTTTGCGTTTGATCGAACGTGTTGCTGATTCTGATTCAACGGTTTTGGTAACGGGCGAGTCAGGCACGGGTAAAGAGTTGATCGCGCGCGCGATTCACTACAACTCCCCTCGCGCCCAAGGACCTTTTATTCCGATCAACTGTGGTGCGATTCCTTCGGAACTTTTGGAAAGTGAATTGTTCGGCCACATGAAAGGTGCCTTCACAGGCGCTATCGCAAACCGCATCGGTCGTTTTGAAATGGCTGACGGTGGTACGATCTTCTTAGATGAAATCGGTGACCTTGAGCCTTCTTTGCAAGTGAAACTTTTGCGTGCTCTTCAAGAACGCAGTTTTGAACCGGTGGGTTCAACAAAAACGGTTTCCGTCAATGTTCGAGTGATTGCAGCGACCAACATTCACCTGGAAGAAGCTGTTGAACACGGCCGCTTCCGCGAAGATCTTTACTATCGCCTGAATGTTATTCCTATCCACGTTCCGGCTTTGCGCGAACGTAAAAGCGACATTCCTTTGTTGTTGAACCACTTTATGGAGATCTTCAATAAAAACAAAGGTCGCGGTTTAACTGGAATTGCTGCTGACGCTTTGGATGCTTTGGGAAATTACCCATGGCCCGGAAATATTCGTGAGCTTGAGAATTTAGTTGAGCGCATGACGATCCTTAAAGGTCAAGGCACTGTCGAGATGAATGATCTTCCGGTGAAATACAAATCCATGAAACCTGTGGCTTCCTTGGATGCAAGCCAGATGGAAATTCCTGACAGCGGCATGGACTTTAACACGGCGGTTGATAACTTCGAGAACAATCTGATCTTGAAAGCTTTGGAAAAAACCGGATGGAACCGCAATCAAGCTGCGGCGTTGTTAAGACTGAACCGCACCACGCTGGTGGAGAAGATCAAAAAGAAAGGTCTTACTCCTCCGAACGATATCAATCCTTCCAATTTCTAA
- a CDS encoding A/G-specific adenine glycosylase, producing MSSKYDQKLDHQRDHKSLIQWYKKNRRSLPWRENKDPYRIWLSEVMLQQTTVVAVIPYFEKFLKNFPTVQDLASAPEHDVLEAWAGLGYYSRARNLHKAAKALAENGFPRTAAELLELPGFGPYTSRAVASLAFGEKVGVLDGNVIRVLSRRYGLKLEWWNGKARQQLQDLSDILSSFGNSDSVNQGLMELGATICTPQKVMCLMCPWSTDCVAREKNMVDKLPLKKPRKQSEVWVWNPIVSIKNNKVALIENDYAPFLKGQMIFPGTISQNDDKPKDYDAKHNITHHDIFIKIAQRKSVNNRNIQWVELKNLKKVNPSSLLQKVLHKVEI from the coding sequence ATGAGCTCAAAATACGATCAGAAACTCGACCATCAACGCGACCATAAAAGCTTGATCCAGTGGTACAAAAAGAATCGCCGCAGTCTCCCATGGCGCGAGAACAAAGATCCCTATCGTATCTGGCTTTCCGAAGTCATGTTGCAACAGACTACAGTCGTCGCAGTGATCCCTTATTTCGAAAAATTTCTTAAAAATTTCCCCACTGTTCAGGACCTGGCCTCAGCTCCAGAGCATGACGTATTAGAAGCATGGGCTGGTCTAGGTTATTATTCACGCGCCCGCAATCTTCATAAAGCGGCAAAAGCTTTGGCCGAAAATGGATTTCCCAGAACGGCCGCAGAACTTTTAGAACTTCCTGGATTTGGTCCGTACACTTCCCGTGCGGTGGCAAGCCTCGCCTTTGGTGAAAAAGTGGGCGTTCTTGATGGCAACGTGATCCGCGTTCTTTCACGCCGCTATGGTTTGAAGTTGGAGTGGTGGAACGGAAAAGCCCGCCAACAATTGCAGGATCTTTCTGATATCTTGTCTTCGTTTGGAAATTCTGACTCCGTCAATCAGGGACTCATGGAATTGGGAGCAACGATTTGCACTCCCCAAAAAGTCATGTGCTTGATGTGTCCTTGGTCCACGGATTGCGTTGCACGCGAAAAAAACATGGTGGACAAATTGCCTCTGAAAAAGCCACGTAAGCAGAGTGAAGTCTGGGTCTGGAATCCAATTGTTTCAATCAAGAACAATAAAGTCGCACTGATAGAGAATGACTATGCTCCGTTCCTTAAAGGGCAAATGATCTTTCCAGGAACGATTTCTCAAAATGATGACAAGCCCAAAGACTATGATGCTAAACACAATATCACACATCATGATATCTTCATAAAAATCGCTCAAAGAAAGAGCGTGAATAACCGAAACATCCAGTGGGTTGAGTTGAAAAATCTGAAGAAGGTCAATCCCTCCTCACTGTTACAAAAAGTACTTCACAAGGTAGAAATATGA
- the speB gene encoding agmatinase, with translation MEYKPLSGREFPRFSAIKTFFRLPYVAIDADYEVGIFGIPYDGGVSYRPGARFAPTKVREVSALGRGFHMTRMENFFEKLKVADIGDCPTVPIDQGQTYERIEKFVGELLQHNKRFVSVGGDHSTTLPVLRALRKKYGKPLAFIHFDAHLDTYPAAWGCEYHHGAFARHAVEEGLVDPKKMVQIGIRGPLAAGGDLDFVNKHGIRVITVDEIRNQNINDFLKTLPTFDDTPTYISYDIDNLDPSCAPGTGTPVPGGLTTYEVQRIFRAFKIPNLVGCDVVEISPPFDHGDITALAGMDAMFEMLHLFKAK, from the coding sequence ATGGAATACAAACCGCTCAGTGGACGTGAGTTCCCCCGATTTTCTGCGATTAAAACTTTCTTCAGATTGCCCTACGTGGCAATTGACGCGGATTATGAAGTTGGAATCTTTGGTATTCCTTATGACGGCGGCGTTTCCTATCGTCCCGGTGCTCGTTTTGCACCGACAAAAGTGCGCGAAGTTTCTGCTTTGGGCCGTGGCTTCCATATGACTCGTATGGAAAACTTCTTTGAGAAATTAAAAGTCGCAGATATCGGCGATTGTCCCACAGTTCCTATTGACCAAGGTCAAACATACGAGCGCATTGAAAAGTTCGTGGGTGAGTTGCTTCAGCACAACAAGCGCTTCGTTTCTGTCGGTGGAGATCACTCGACAACTCTTCCGGTATTGCGCGCATTAAGAAAAAAATATGGCAAGCCTTTGGCTTTCATACATTTCGATGCTCACTTGGATACTTATCCGGCTGCGTGGGGTTGTGAATACCATCATGGTGCTTTTGCCCGTCACGCAGTGGAAGAGGGCTTGGTCGATCCCAAGAAAATGGTGCAAATCGGAATCCGCGGTCCCTTGGCGGCGGGCGGAGATTTGGATTTCGTAAATAAACACGGGATTCGCGTTATTACTGTCGACGAAATCCGCAATCAAAACATCAACGACTTTTTGAAGACCTTGCCGACGTTCGACGATACTCCGACATACATCAGCTACGACATCGACAACCTGGATCCAAGCTGCGCTCCAGGCACCGGCACGCCAGTCCCGGGCGGATTGACGACGTACGAAGTGCAACGCATCTTCCGCGCCTTTAAAATTCCAAACTTGGTAGGCTGTGACGTGGTGGAGATCTCTCCACCATTCGACCACGGCGACATCACCGCCCTGGCTGGAATGGACGCGATGTTTGAAATGCTCCACTTGTTTAAGGCTAAATAG
- a CDS encoding phosphatidylserine/phosphatidylglycerophosphate/cardiolipin synthase family protein produces the protein MRFLLISFIISTVLGLLSCTSAQRTPSSVVTDEDRIVRIQEIDLELSQYWNNDWRYSQKLFQVAPSKVMTSNAPLFDLSKISDPKIRSEIVRLQAERQSLRDALAFKFEARDWQGIGPWFQSSFRRPLFAKEEIISIRDLEEFRLNGKSSNPFPLEHRFFADYSLRFKNEMKTENGVFAKDKDDRINKRYLKARLECDGDIIAPAKYFWLSEERTRVYDFKWFYANENTQNISVKFSSNVSQCRFSYFDPEKATSWTNGFPLASLRDVSPEWMKLTQQIDVCPQISNGFGKNPEGFFWMQDFNFDTCPETFDSYTNLRDPYVAMNRRVISLTGSSLQRRDFDAKNPMAPLNFAKAPQFDILWVSSLNFSADFSGMVTARAIRYHAEKGTQVRILVPQVTMTKKDREIVSWLMRDLPNVKVQYYKYSVTDDKDGTWFDRLHRVNHTKLLLGYSVREPAANFLITGGRNIRDSYIFPETPFYRAYKNLKNYGDGEEPYIYYNDFEIELRGTDIVKHTLAQMLNFWNREPSTQRFRSTNVNIPVVGNSDLVVRLKALPNSKPLVRHVMSLPYFDGYQLERFYIEMIDSAQKELLLTTPYFRPSVAISAALDRAHARGVAVKVVTRIHLAGDGTPQIAEEVNKEGVNRHLRNVMIYEWTESNSIMHAKILVIDGKLSFLSSVNLNRRSFIHDTESGVLILHEPTAANLRKEFFSYLNRSRLITIEEKIGWISGQLIDWADSYF, from the coding sequence ATGCGATTTCTTCTGATTTCATTCATCATTTCAACGGTCTTAGGATTGCTTTCGTGCACCAGCGCGCAACGCACTCCCAGTTCTGTTGTGACTGACGAAGATCGCATCGTGCGGATTCAGGAAATCGACCTGGAGCTTTCGCAGTATTGGAATAACGACTGGCGCTACAGCCAAAAGCTTTTCCAGGTGGCTCCTTCGAAAGTCATGACTTCAAATGCTCCCTTATTCGATCTTTCAAAAATATCCGATCCGAAGATTCGCTCCGAGATTGTTCGCTTGCAGGCCGAGCGCCAGTCTTTGCGAGATGCTTTGGCTTTTAAATTCGAAGCCCGGGATTGGCAGGGTATCGGTCCTTGGTTCCAAAGCTCTTTCCGCCGCCCTTTGTTTGCGAAAGAAGAAATCATCAGCATCCGCGATCTGGAGGAATTCCGTTTAAACGGGAAGTCCTCCAATCCATTTCCTTTGGAGCATCGTTTTTTCGCCGACTATTCTCTGCGCTTTAAGAATGAAATGAAAACCGAGAACGGTGTCTTTGCGAAAGACAAAGACGATCGCATCAACAAACGTTACTTGAAGGCACGCTTGGAATGTGATGGCGATATCATCGCGCCGGCGAAATATTTCTGGTTGTCTGAAGAACGCACACGCGTTTACGATTTCAAATGGTTTTATGCGAATGAGAACACGCAAAATATTTCCGTGAAGTTTTCGTCCAACGTTTCTCAGTGTCGGTTCAGCTATTTTGATCCGGAAAAGGCAACAAGCTGGACAAACGGTTTTCCCTTAGCCAGTTTGCGTGACGTTTCCCCTGAGTGGATGAAGCTGACTCAGCAGATTGATGTGTGTCCTCAGATTTCAAATGGCTTTGGTAAGAATCCTGAAGGCTTTTTTTGGATGCAGGACTTTAACTTCGACACGTGCCCAGAGACTTTTGATTCCTATACGAATCTGCGCGATCCGTATGTGGCGATGAACCGTCGAGTGATTTCATTAACGGGCTCTTCTTTGCAACGGCGGGATTTCGATGCCAAGAATCCAATGGCGCCTCTGAATTTTGCCAAGGCTCCGCAATTTGATATTTTATGGGTGTCTTCTTTGAACTTCTCCGCAGACTTTTCAGGAATGGTGACGGCACGGGCCATTCGTTATCACGCGGAAAAAGGCACACAAGTGCGCATCCTGGTTCCGCAAGTCACGATGACCAAGAAAGACCGCGAGATCGTTTCCTGGTTGATGCGTGATCTGCCGAATGTGAAAGTTCAGTATTACAAATACTCTGTTACTGATGACAAAGATGGAACTTGGTTTGATCGACTTCACCGGGTGAATCACACAAAGTTGCTCTTAGGATATTCTGTCCGCGAGCCTGCCGCAAATTTCTTGATCACAGGTGGTCGTAACATTCGAGATTCTTATATTTTCCCGGAAACGCCGTTTTACCGTGCGTATAAGAATTTGAAAAATTATGGCGATGGTGAAGAACCGTATATTTACTATAACGACTTCGAAATCGAACTGCGTGGCACGGACATCGTGAAACACACTCTAGCGCAAATGTTGAATTTCTGGAATCGAGAGCCTTCCACTCAGCGCTTCCGTTCAACGAACGTGAATATCCCGGTGGTTGGCAACTCGGATCTGGTGGTTCGCTTGAAAGCTTTGCCGAATTCGAAACCCCTCGTTCGCCATGTGATGTCCTTGCCATATTTTGATGGCTATCAGCTGGAGCGTTTTTACATCGAGATGATCGATTCCGCTCAAAAAGAACTGTTGTTAACCACGCCGTACTTCCGTCCTTCAGTGGCCATCAGCGCTGCCTTGGATCGCGCCCACGCTCGTGGCGTGGCGGTTAAAGTCGTAACCCGTATTCACTTAGCTGGCGACGGCACTCCCCAAATCGCCGAGGAAGTGAATAAAGAAGGCGTGAACCGCCATCTTAGAAACGTCATGATCTATGAGTGGACCGAATCCAATTCCATCATGCACGCGAAAATTTTGGTTATTGACGGCAAACTAAGCTTCCTCAGCAGTGTGAATCTAAATCGCCGCAGCTTCATCCATGACACCGAAAGCGGCGTTTTGATTCTGCACGAACCCACAGCCGCCAATTTAAGAAAAGAATTCTTCAGCTACCTAAACCGCAGCCGCCTCATCACCATCGAAGAAAAAATAGGCTGGATCAGCGGCCAACTCATCGACTGGGCGGACTCTTACTTCTAA